The following proteins are co-located in the Neodiprion virginianus isolate iyNeoVirg1 chromosome 6, iyNeoVirg1.1, whole genome shotgun sequence genome:
- the LOC124307713 gene encoding 1-acylglycerol-3-phosphate O-acyltransferase Pnpla3-like isoform X2, protein MNLSFAGCGFLGIYHVGVAVCFKKYAPHLLLDKISGASAGAIAACALLLDLPLGEITSNVLRLAREARQRTLGPFSPSFNVQDILLEGLTKFLPDDAHLIVSGKLHISLTRVYDGKNVIVSQYNSKDDLLQALLASSFIPLFSGLLPPRFHGIRYMDGGFSDNLPTLDENTITVSPFCGESDICPRDVSSQLFHINFANTSIELSKQNIYRFARILFPPNPEILSNMCKQGFDDALRFLHRNNLINCTRCLAVQSTFVVSETIDEGMEYDPECSECKMHRQEALVANLPETVMTIFQDAIDSANKGLVNWLFKHRSVKLLSLLSLPYILPADVVYATFTKFVLNAPKLTKNLVKMIKYFMEQISSIFPGVNVYYQPMPQTINCQLAITEYGSSIYDIEAAHPNELCKKSKTNLNLRLHYDERQPWKDYKRQSNCVVNIADSTTFDDTFENILQVTSDQEAVMVWYYMDDNNKVQVTEIYDVTDTERQAILSPDEVEANTKLQFDEWDEPTWLSDHTLAEVVTESLYTDEDQHSLEDLSDISLEDDFLDKEGSNIFSDPESEWGMGRSAVVQIEQTSSPPDSRPEVDQPSTSNL, encoded by the exons atgaatttatcatTTGCTGGATGTGGCTTCCTCGGCATTTACCACGTCGGAGTTGCggtttgttttaaaaaatatgcacCTCATCTACTCCTTGACAAAATAAGCGGAGCATCAGCCGGAGCTATCGCAGCATGCGCCCTTCTCTTAGATCTACCACTCG GGGAGATCACAAGTAATGTTTTGCGGCTTGCTCGCGAAGCCAGGCAGCGAACTTTGGGGCCTTTCAGCCCTTCGTTCAATGTGCAAGACATTTTATTGGAGGGTTTGACTAAG TTCCTACCCGATGATGCGCATCTAATAGTTAGTGGAAAGCTGCACATTTCATTGACCAGAGTCTACGATgggaaaaatgtaattgtttcACAGTATAACTCAAAAGATGATTTATTACAG GCGCTGCTGGCCAGCTCTTTCATACCACTTTTCTCTGGACTACTACCACCGAGATTTCATGGAATCAGATACATGGACGGTGGTTTCAGTGACAATCTGCCTACTCTTGACGAAAATACAATCACTGTTAGTCCATTTTGCGGAGAAAGTGATATCTGCCCTAGGGATGTATCTTCGCAATTATTTCAT ATTAATTTCGCAAACACAAGTATAGAACTGTCTAAACAAAACATATATAGGTTCGCGAGAATACTTTTTCCCCCAAATCCTGAG ATACTATCAAACATGTGTAAACAAGGATTCGATGACGCACTGAGATTTTTACATCGAAACAATTTGATAAACTGCACACGTTGCTTAGCTGTGCAGTCAACTTTTGTTGTCTCTGAAACCATAGACGAAGGCATGGAATATGATCCAGAATGCTCAGAGTGTAAAATGCATAGACAG gAAGCATTAGTTGCCAATCTTCCAGAAACTGTGATGACAATATTCCAAGATGCTATAGATTCTGCAAATAAGGGACTCGTCAACTGGCTGTTCAAACATAGGAGTGTCAAATTGTTATCTTTGCTAAGTTTGCCCTACATACTACCAGCTGACGTGGTGTACGCTACATTTACAAA ATTTGTTCTAAACGCTCcaaagttgacaaaaaatcTGGTGAAAATGATCAAGTACTTCATGGAACAAATCAGCAGTATATTCCCTGGTGTCAATGTCTACTATCAACCAATGCCACAAACTATCAATTGTCAGCTTGCTATCACCGAATATGGATCCA GTATATATGACATCGAGGCTGCACATCCTAATGAATTAtgcaaaaaatcgaaaacaaatCTCAATTTGAGGCTTCACTACGATGAACG GCAGCCTTGGAAGGATTATAAACGGCAATCGAACTGTGTAGTCAACATAGCAGATTCAACGACGTTTGATgacacttttgaaaatattcttcaa GTAACGTCAGATCAAGAAGCTGTTATGGTTTGGTATTACATGGATGACAACAACAAAGTACAGGTTACAGAGATCTATGACGTCACTGATACAGAAAGGCAAGCGATTCTTAGCCCGGATGAAGTTGAGGCAAATACAAAATTGCAATTCGACGAGTGGGATGAACCCACCTGGCTTTCCGATCACACTCTAGCAGAAG TTGTGACGGAGTCGCTATACACAGACGAAGATCAACATAGTTTGGAAGATTTGTCTGACATTTCATTGGAAGATGATTTCTTGGATAAAGAAGGCTCAAACATTTTCTCAGACCCAGAGAGTGAGTGGGGAATGGGCAGAAGTGCAGTTGTGCAAATAGAGCAAACATCCAGTCCGCCAGACAGCAGACCAGAGGTTGACCAGCCATCGACCTCTAATCTATAA
- the LOC124307713 gene encoding 1-acylglycerol-3-phosphate O-acyltransferase Pnpla3-like isoform X1 codes for MNLSFAGCGFLGIYHVGVAVCFKKYAPHLLLDKISGASAGAIAACALLLDLPLGEITSNVLRLAREARQRTLGPFSPSFNVQDILLEGLTKFLPDDAHLIVSGKLHISLTRVYDGKNVIVSQYNSKDDLLQALLASSFIPLFSGLLPPRFHGIRYMDGGFSDNLPTLDENTITVSPFCGESDICPRDVSSQLFHINFANTSIELSKQNIYRFARILFPPNPEILSNMCKQGFDDALRFLHRNNLINCTRCLAVQSTFVVSETIDEGMEYDPECSECKMHRQEALVANLPETVMTIFQDAIDSANKGLVNWLFKHRSVKLLSLLSLPYILPADVVYATFTNLVGNKVETRTLEYRVIGNILRTPQQAIVCANHLTCPSRFVLNAPKLTKNLVKMIKYFMEQISSIFPGVNVYYQPMPQTINCQLAITEYGSSIYDIEAAHPNELCKKSKTNLNLRLHYDERQPWKDYKRQSNCVVNIADSTTFDDTFENILQVTSDQEAVMVWYYMDDNNKVQVTEIYDVTDTERQAILSPDEVEANTKLQFDEWDEPTWLSDHTLAEVVTESLYTDEDQHSLEDLSDISLEDDFLDKEGSNIFSDPESEWGMGRSAVVQIEQTSSPPDSRPEVDQPSTSNL; via the exons atgaatttatcatTTGCTGGATGTGGCTTCCTCGGCATTTACCACGTCGGAGTTGCggtttgttttaaaaaatatgcacCTCATCTACTCCTTGACAAAATAAGCGGAGCATCAGCCGGAGCTATCGCAGCATGCGCCCTTCTCTTAGATCTACCACTCG GGGAGATCACAAGTAATGTTTTGCGGCTTGCTCGCGAAGCCAGGCAGCGAACTTTGGGGCCTTTCAGCCCTTCGTTCAATGTGCAAGACATTTTATTGGAGGGTTTGACTAAG TTCCTACCCGATGATGCGCATCTAATAGTTAGTGGAAAGCTGCACATTTCATTGACCAGAGTCTACGATgggaaaaatgtaattgtttcACAGTATAACTCAAAAGATGATTTATTACAG GCGCTGCTGGCCAGCTCTTTCATACCACTTTTCTCTGGACTACTACCACCGAGATTTCATGGAATCAGATACATGGACGGTGGTTTCAGTGACAATCTGCCTACTCTTGACGAAAATACAATCACTGTTAGTCCATTTTGCGGAGAAAGTGATATCTGCCCTAGGGATGTATCTTCGCAATTATTTCAT ATTAATTTCGCAAACACAAGTATAGAACTGTCTAAACAAAACATATATAGGTTCGCGAGAATACTTTTTCCCCCAAATCCTGAG ATACTATCAAACATGTGTAAACAAGGATTCGATGACGCACTGAGATTTTTACATCGAAACAATTTGATAAACTGCACACGTTGCTTAGCTGTGCAGTCAACTTTTGTTGTCTCTGAAACCATAGACGAAGGCATGGAATATGATCCAGAATGCTCAGAGTGTAAAATGCATAGACAG gAAGCATTAGTTGCCAATCTTCCAGAAACTGTGATGACAATATTCCAAGATGCTATAGATTCTGCAAATAAGGGACTCGTCAACTGGCTGTTCAAACATAGGAGTGTCAAATTGTTATCTTTGCTAAGTTTGCCCTACATACTACCAGCTGACGTGGTGTACGCTACATTTACAAA CCTGGTCGGTAACAAGGTCGAGACTCGTACCTTAGAGTACAGAGTAATCGGGAACATTCTGCGTACCCCCCAGCAGGCGATTGTTTGTGCTAACCACCTTACATGCCCTTCACG ATTTGTTCTAAACGCTCcaaagttgacaaaaaatcTGGTGAAAATGATCAAGTACTTCATGGAACAAATCAGCAGTATATTCCCTGGTGTCAATGTCTACTATCAACCAATGCCACAAACTATCAATTGTCAGCTTGCTATCACCGAATATGGATCCA GTATATATGACATCGAGGCTGCACATCCTAATGAATTAtgcaaaaaatcgaaaacaaatCTCAATTTGAGGCTTCACTACGATGAACG GCAGCCTTGGAAGGATTATAAACGGCAATCGAACTGTGTAGTCAACATAGCAGATTCAACGACGTTTGATgacacttttgaaaatattcttcaa GTAACGTCAGATCAAGAAGCTGTTATGGTTTGGTATTACATGGATGACAACAACAAAGTACAGGTTACAGAGATCTATGACGTCACTGATACAGAAAGGCAAGCGATTCTTAGCCCGGATGAAGTTGAGGCAAATACAAAATTGCAATTCGACGAGTGGGATGAACCCACCTGGCTTTCCGATCACACTCTAGCAGAAG TTGTGACGGAGTCGCTATACACAGACGAAGATCAACATAGTTTGGAAGATTTGTCTGACATTTCATTGGAAGATGATTTCTTGGATAAAGAAGGCTCAAACATTTTCTCAGACCCAGAGAGTGAGTGGGGAATGGGCAGAAGTGCAGTTGTGCAAATAGAGCAAACATCCAGTCCGCCAGACAGCAGACCAGAGGTTGACCAGCCATCGACCTCTAATCTATAA